The proteins below are encoded in one region of Meriones unguiculatus strain TT.TT164.6M chromosome 18, Bangor_MerUng_6.1, whole genome shotgun sequence:
- the Madd gene encoding MAP kinase-activating death domain protein isoform X17, which yields MVQKKFCPRLLDYLVIVGARHPSSDSVAQTPELLRRYPLEDHPEFPLPPDVVFFCQPEGCLSVRQRRASLRDDTSFVFTLTDKDTGVTRYGICVNFYRSFQKRAPKEKAESGAAPRGKEGPHAPCASEELAPASSEGTSTLQPPGADSTPDVSQSPRGKRRAKAGSRSRNSTLTSLCVLSHHPFFSAFRECLYTLKRLVDCCSERLLGKKPGIPRGVQRDTMWRIFTGSLLVEEKSSALLHDLREIEAWIYRLLRSPVPVSGQKRVDIEVLPPELQPALTFALPDPSRFTLVDFPLHLPLELLGVDACLQVLTCILLEHKVVLQSRDYNALSMSVMAFVAMIYPLEYMFPVIPLLPTCMASAEQLLLAPTPYIIGVPASFFLYKLDFKMPDDVWLVDLDSNRVIAPTNAEVLPILPEPESIELKKHLKQALASMSLNTQPILNLEKFHEGQEIPLLLGRPSSDLQSTPSTEFNPLIYGNDVDSVDVATRVAMVRFFNSANVLQGFQMHTRTLRLFPRPVVAFQAGSFLASRPRQTPFAEKLARTQAVEYFGEWTLNPTNYAFQRIHNNMFDPALIGDKPKWYAHQLQPIRYRVYDGNSQLAEALSVPPEHDSESDPTDDSGSDSMEYDDSSSSYSSLGDFVSEMMKCDINGDTPNVDPLTHAALGDASEVEIDELQTQKEGEEPGPDSENSQENPPLRSSSSTTASSSPSTVIHGAHSEPAESTEMDDKAAPGSSKPLPPVPPSICRSTVDRRQTETGEGAQKLLRPNSLKLASDSDAESDSRASSPNSTVSNTSTEGFGGIMSFASSLYRNHSTSFSLSNLALPTKGAREKSTPFPSLKVFGLNTLMEIVTEAGPGSGEGNRRALVDQKSSVIKHSPTVKREPPSPQGRSSNSSENQQFLKEVVHSVLDGQGVGWLNMKKVRRLLESEQLRVFVLSKLNRAVQSEDDARQDVIQDVEISRKVYKGMLDLLKCTVLSLEQSYAHAGLGGMASIFALLEIAQTHYYSKEPDKRKRSPTENVNTPVGKDPGLAGRGDPKAMAQLRVPQLGPRAPSATGKGPKELDTRSLKEENFVASVGQEVIKPAFDLGETEEKRSQVSADSGVSLTSASQRTDPDSVISVSPAVMIRSSSQDSEVSTVVSNSSGETLGADSDLSSTAGDGPGGEGSAHLASSRATLSDSEIETNSATSTIFGKAHSLKPKEKLAGSPVRSSEDVSQRVYLYEGLLGRDKGSMWDQLEDAAMETFSISKERSTLWDQMQFWEDAFLDAVMLEREGMGMDQGPQEMIDRYLSLGEHDRKRLEDDEDRLLATLLHNLISYMLLMKVNKNDIRKKVRRLMGKSHIGLVYSQQINEVLDQLTNLNGRDLSIRSSGSRHMKKQTFVVHAGTDTNGDIFFMEVCDDCVVLRSNIGTVYERWWYEKLINMTYCPKTKVLCLWRRNGSETQLNKFYTKKCRELYYCVKDSMERAAARQQSIKPGPELGGEFPVQDMKTGEGGLLQVTLEGINLKFMHNQVFIELNHIKKCNTVRGVFVLEEFVPEIKEVVSHKYKTPMAHEICYSVLCLFSYVAAVRSSEEELRTPPRPVSS from the exons ATGGTGCAAAAGAAGTTCTGCCCTCGGTTACTTGACTACCTAGTGATCGTAGGGGCGAG GCACCCGAGCAGCGACAGCGTGGCTCAGACTCCTGAGCTGCTGCGGCGGTACCCGCTGGAGGATCACCCCGAGTTCCCCCTGCCCCCGGATGTGGTGTTCTTCTGCCAGCCCGAGGGCTGCCTGAGTGTGCGGCAGCGGCGCGCCAGCCTGCGGGACGACACGTCCTTCGTCTTCACCCTGACCGACAAGGACACGGGAGTCACCCGCTACGGCATCTGCGTCAACTTCTACCGTTCCTTCCAGAAGCGAGCGCCAAAGGAAAAGGCGGAGAGCGGAGCGGCCCCCCGCGGGAAGGAAGGGCCCCATGCCCCCTGTGCCTCGGAAGAACTTGCCCCTGCGAGCTCCGAGGGCACCTCGACCTTGCAGCCTCCTGGTGCTGACTCCACCCCCGACGTGAGCCAGTCTCCTCGGGGCAAACGCCGGGCCAAAGCTGGCAGTCGCTCCCGCAACAGCACCCTGACGTCCCTGTGCGTGCTGAGCCACCACCCCTTCTTCTCTGCCTTCAGAGAGTGTCTGTACACTCTCAAACGTCTGGTAGACTGCTGCAGTGAACGGCTGCTGGGCAAGAAGCCGGGCATCCCTCGGGGGGTACAGAG GGACACCATGTGGCGAATCTTTACTGGATCGCTGCTAGTGGAGGAGAAGTCCAGTGCCCTTCTGCACGACCTCCGAGAGATTGAGGCCTGGATCTACCGGTTGCTACGCTCCCCAGTACCTGTCTCTGGGCAGAAGCGAGTGGACATCGAGGTCCTTCCCCCGGAACTGCAGCCGGCCCTGACGTTTGCTCTTCCCGACCCCTCTCGATTCACCCTAGTGGATTTCCCGCTTCATCTTCCCTTGGAACTTCTGGGTGTGGACGCTTGTCTTCAGGTGCTAACTTGCATCCTGTTGGAGCATAAG GTGGTGCTTCAGTCCCGAGACTACAATGCTCTCTCCATGTCTGTGATGGCGTTTGTGGCAATGATCTACCCCCTGGAGTACATGTTCCCAGTCATTCCACTGCTGCCCACCTGCATGGCGTCGGCAGAGCAG CTACTCTTGGCTCCAACCCCATACATCATTGGAGTTCCTGCCAGCTTCTTCCTCTACAAACTAGACTTCAAAATGCCCGATGACGTGTGGCTAGTGGATCTGGACAGTAATAGG GTGATTGCCCCCACCAATGCGGAAGTGCTACCCATCCTGCCAGAACCAGAATCAATAGAGCTgaaaaaacacttaaagcag GCCCTGGCTAGCATGAGTCTCAACACCCAGCCCATCCTTAATCTGGAGAAATTCCATGAGGGCCAGGAGATCCCGCTTCTCTTGGGAAGGCCTTCTAGTGACCTTCAGTCCACGCCTTCAACGGAATTCAATCCACTCATTTATGGCAATGATGTCGATTCAGTCGATGTTGCAACGAG AGTGGCCATGGTACGTTTCTTCAACTCTGCTAACGTGCTGCAGGGCTTTCAGATGCACACACGTACCCTTCGACTCTTTCCCCGGCCTGTGGTCGCTTTCCAAGCTGGCTCCTTTCTGGCCTCACGTCCCCGGCAGACTCCCTTTGCTGAGAAACTGGCCAGGACTCAAGCTGTGGAGTACTTTGGAGAATGGACCCTGAACCCCACTAACTATGCCTTTCAGCGGATTCACAACA ATATGTTTGATCCAGCTCTTATTGGAGACAAGCCAAAGTGGTATGCTCACCAGCTGCAGCCCATCCGTTATCGAGTCTATGATGGCAATTCTCAGCTGGCTGAGGCCCTGAGTGTGCCCCCCGAGCATGATTCTGAATCTGACCCCACTGATGACAG TGGCAGCGATAGCATGGAGTATGATGACTCAAGCTCTTcttactcctcccttggggactTTGTCAGTGAAATGATGAAATGTGACATCAACGGTGATACTCCCA ATGTGGACCCTCTGACACATGCAGCCCTTGGAGATGCCAGTGAGGTGGAGATTGATGAGCTGCAGAcccagaaggagggagaggagcctGGTCCAGACAGCGAGAACTCTCAGGAAAATCCTCCGCTGCGCTCCAGCTCCAGCACCACTGCCAGCAGCAGCCCAAGCACAGTCATCCACGGTGCCCACTCT GAACCTGCTGAGTCTACAGAAATGGATGATAAGGCAGCACCAGGCAGctccaagcccctccctcccGTGCCTCCCAGCATTTGCAGATCTACTGTGGACAGGAGACAGACTGAGACTGGAGAGGG GGCTCAAAAGCTGCTGCGGCCCAACAGCTTGAAACTGGCAAGTGACTCAGACGCAGAGTCAGACTCCCGAGCAAGCTCTCCCAACTCCACTGTCTCCAACACCAGCACCGAGGGCTTTGGGGGCATCATGTCTTTTGCTA GCAGCCTGTATCGGAACCACAGTACGAGCTTCAGTCTTTCAAACCTCGCACTGCCCACCAAAGGAGCCCGAGAGAAGAGTACACCGTTCCCCAGTCTGAAAG TATTTGGGCTAAATACTCTAATGGAGATTGTTACTGAAGCCGGCCCTGGGAGTGGTGAAG GAAACAGGAGGGCCTTGGTGGACCAGAAGTCATCTGTCATTAAACACAGCCCAACCGTCAAAAGAGAACCTCCGTCCCCTCAGGGCCGGTCCAGCAATTCTAG CGAGAACCAGCAGTTCCTGAAGGAAGTGGTACACAGTGTGCTGGATGGCCAGGGAGTAGGCTGGCTCAATATGAAGAAAGTACGCCGGCTGCTGGAGAGTGAGCAGCTTCGGGTCTTCGTACTGAGCAAGCTGAACCGCGCAGTGCAGTCCGAGGACGACGCCCGGCAGGATGTCATCCAAGACGTG GAGATCAGTCGGAAGGTGTACAAGGGGATGCTAGACCTCCTGAAGTGCACAGTCCTCAGCCTCGAGCAGTCCTATGCCCACGCAGGTCTGGGCGGCATGGCCAGCATCTTTGCACTTTTGGAGATTGCCCAGACCCACTACTATAGTAAAG AACCAGACAAGCGGAAGAGAAGTCCAACAGAGAATGTAAATACCCCAGTTGGCAAAGATCCTGGTCTGGCTGGGCGGGGGGACCCAAAGGCTATGGCCCAGCTAAGGGTCCCTCAGCTGGGTCCTCGGGCACCAAGTGCTACAGGAAAGGGTCCTAAAGAACTGGATACCAGAAGCTTAAAGGAAGAGAATTTTGTAGCATCGGTTG GGCAAGAGGTGATCAAGCCTGCCTTTGACCTTGGTGAGACAGAAGAGAAAAGGTCCCAGGTCAGCGCAGACAGCGGTGTGAGCCtgacctctgcttcccag AGGACTGATCCAGACTCTGTCATCAGTGTGAGTCCAGCTGTTATGATCCGCAGCTCCAGTCAGGATTCTGAAGTTAGCACCGTG gtgagTAATAGTTCTGGAGAGACGCTCGGAGCAGACAGCGACCTGAGCAGCACGGCAGGTGACGGGCCAGGAGGAGAAGGCAGTGCCCACTTGGCGAGTTCTCGAGCCACTCTGTCTGATAGCGAAATCGAAACCAATTCCGCCACAAGCACCATCTTT GGTAAAGCTCATAGCTTGAAGCCAAAGGAGAAGCTGGCAGGCAGTCCAGTCCGCTCTTCCGAAGACGTAAGCCAGCGAGTCTATCTCTACGAGGGACTGCTAG GAAGGGACAAAGGATCGATGTGGGACCAGTTAGAGGATGCTGCTATGGAGACCTTTTCTATAA GCAAAGAGCGTTCTACTTTATGGGACCAAATGCAGTTCTGGGAAGATGCATTCTTAGATGCTGTGATGTTGGAAAGAGAAGGGATGGGTATGGACCAGGGTCCTCAGGAAATGATTGACAG GTACCTGTCCCTAGGAGAGCATGACCGGAAGCGCCTGGAGGATGATGAAGACCGCTTGCTGGCCACACTGTTACACAACCTCATCTCCTATATGCTCCTGATGAAG GTGAACAAGAACGACATCAGGAAGAAAGTACGGCGCCTAATGGGAAAGTCCCACATTGGGCTGGTATACAGCCAACAAATCAATGAGGTGCTTGATCAGCTGACGAACCTG AACGGGCGTGACCTCTCTATCCGCTCCAGCGGCAGCCGGCACATGAAGAAGCAGACATTTGTTGTGCATGCGGGGACGGACACAAATGGAGATATCTTTTTCATGGAA GTGTGTGATGACTGTGTGGTGTTACGCAGTAACATTGGGACTGTGTATGAGCGCTGGTGGTATGAGAAGCTCATCAACATGACCTACTGTCCCAAGACCAAGGTCTTGTGTTTGTGGCGTAGGAACGGCTCTGAGACCCAGCTCAACAAGTTCTATACCAAGAAG TGTCGAGAGCTGTACTACTGCGTGAAGGACAGCATGGAGCGGGCCGCTGCCAGACAACAGAGCATCAAGCCCG GACCTGAACTAGGTGGTGAGTTCCCTGTGCAGGACATGAAGACTGGAGAGGGTGGCTTGCTCCAAGTCACCCTGGAAGGGATCAATCTCAAGTTCATGCACAACCAG GTTTTCATAGAGCTGAATCACATTAAAAAGTGCAATACAGTTCGAGGCGTCTTTGTCCTGGAAGAATTTG TTCCTGAAATTAAAGAAGTGGTGAGCCACAAGTACAAGACACCAATG GCCCACGAGATCTGCTACTCTGTGTTGTGTCTCTTCTCATATGTGGCTGCAGTCCGTAGCAGCGAAGAAGAACTCCGAACCCCACCTCGGCCTGTCTCTAGCTGA
- the Madd gene encoding MAP kinase-activating death domain protein isoform X38: MVQKKFCPRLLDYLVIVGARHPSSDSVAQTPELLRRYPLEDHPEFPLPPDVVFFCQPEGCLSVRQRRASLRDDTSFVFTLTDKDTGVTRYGICVNFYRSFQKRAPKEKAESGAAPRGKEGPHAPCASEELAPASSEGTSTLQPPGADSTPDVSQSPRGKRRAKAGSRSRNSTLTSLCVLSHHPFFSAFRECLYTLKRLVDCCSERLLGKKPGIPRGVQRDTMWRIFTGSLLVEEKSSALLHDLREIEAWIYRLLRSPVPVSGQKRVDIEVLPPELQPALTFALPDPSRFTLVDFPLHLPLELLGVDACLQVLTCILLEHKVVLQSRDYNALSMSVMAFVAMIYPLEYMFPVIPLLPTCMASAEQLLLAPTPYIIGVPASFFLYKLDFKMPDDVWLVDLDSNRVIAPTNAEVLPILPEPESIELKKHLKQALASMSLNTQPILNLEKFHEGQEIPLLLGRPSSDLQSTPSTEFNPLIYGNDVDSVDVATRVAMVRFFNSANVLQGFQMHTRTLRLFPRPVVAFQAGSFLASRPRQTPFAEKLARTQAVEYFGEWTLNPTNYAFQRIHNNMFDPALIGDKPKWYAHQLQPIRYRVYDGNSQLAEALSVPPEHDSESDPTDDSGSDSMEYDDSSSSYSSLGDFVSEMMKCDINGDTPNVDPLTHAALGDASEVEIDELQTQKEGEEPGPDSENSQENPPLRSSSSTTASSSPSTVIHGAHSEPAESTEMDDKAAPGSSKPLPPVPPSICRSTVDRRQTETGEGAQKLLRPNSLKLASDSDAESDSRASSPNSTVSNTSTEGFGGIMSFASSLYRNHSTSFSLSNLALPTKGAREKSTPFPSLKVFGLNTLMEIVTEAGPGSGEGNRRALVDQKSSVIKHSPTVKREPPSPQGRSSNSSENQQFLKEVVHSVLDGQGVGWLNMKKVRRLLESEQLRVFVLSKLNRAVQSEDDARQDVIQDVEISRKVYKGMLDLLKCTVLSLEQSYAHAGLGGMASIFALLEIAQTHYYSKEPDKRKRSPTENVNTPVGKDPGLAGRGDPKAMAQLRVPQLGPRAPSATGKGPKELDTRSLKEENFVASVGQEVIKPAFDLGETEEKRSQVSADSGVSLTSASQRTDPDSVISVSPAVMIRSSSQDSEVSTVVSNSSGETLGADSDLSSTAGDGPGGEGSAHLASSRATLSDSEIETNSATSTIFGKAHSLKPKEKLAGSPVRSSEDVSQRVYLYEGLLGRDKGSMWDQLEDAAMETFSISKERSTLWDQMQFWEDAFLDAVMLEREGMGMDQGPQEMIDRYLSLGEHDRKRLEDDEDRLLATLLHNLISYMLLMKVNKNDIRKKVRRLMGKSHIGLVYSQQINEVLDQLTNLNGRDLSIRSSGSRHMKKQTFVVHAGTDTNGDIFFMEVCDDCVVLRSNIGTVYERWWYEKLINMTYCPKTKVLCLWRRNGSETQLNKFYTKKCRELYYCVKDSMERAAARQQSIKPGPELGGEFPVQDMKTGEGGLLQVTLEGINLKFMHNQFLKLKKW; this comes from the exons ATGGTGCAAAAGAAGTTCTGCCCTCGGTTACTTGACTACCTAGTGATCGTAGGGGCGAG GCACCCGAGCAGCGACAGCGTGGCTCAGACTCCTGAGCTGCTGCGGCGGTACCCGCTGGAGGATCACCCCGAGTTCCCCCTGCCCCCGGATGTGGTGTTCTTCTGCCAGCCCGAGGGCTGCCTGAGTGTGCGGCAGCGGCGCGCCAGCCTGCGGGACGACACGTCCTTCGTCTTCACCCTGACCGACAAGGACACGGGAGTCACCCGCTACGGCATCTGCGTCAACTTCTACCGTTCCTTCCAGAAGCGAGCGCCAAAGGAAAAGGCGGAGAGCGGAGCGGCCCCCCGCGGGAAGGAAGGGCCCCATGCCCCCTGTGCCTCGGAAGAACTTGCCCCTGCGAGCTCCGAGGGCACCTCGACCTTGCAGCCTCCTGGTGCTGACTCCACCCCCGACGTGAGCCAGTCTCCTCGGGGCAAACGCCGGGCCAAAGCTGGCAGTCGCTCCCGCAACAGCACCCTGACGTCCCTGTGCGTGCTGAGCCACCACCCCTTCTTCTCTGCCTTCAGAGAGTGTCTGTACACTCTCAAACGTCTGGTAGACTGCTGCAGTGAACGGCTGCTGGGCAAGAAGCCGGGCATCCCTCGGGGGGTACAGAG GGACACCATGTGGCGAATCTTTACTGGATCGCTGCTAGTGGAGGAGAAGTCCAGTGCCCTTCTGCACGACCTCCGAGAGATTGAGGCCTGGATCTACCGGTTGCTACGCTCCCCAGTACCTGTCTCTGGGCAGAAGCGAGTGGACATCGAGGTCCTTCCCCCGGAACTGCAGCCGGCCCTGACGTTTGCTCTTCCCGACCCCTCTCGATTCACCCTAGTGGATTTCCCGCTTCATCTTCCCTTGGAACTTCTGGGTGTGGACGCTTGTCTTCAGGTGCTAACTTGCATCCTGTTGGAGCATAAG GTGGTGCTTCAGTCCCGAGACTACAATGCTCTCTCCATGTCTGTGATGGCGTTTGTGGCAATGATCTACCCCCTGGAGTACATGTTCCCAGTCATTCCACTGCTGCCCACCTGCATGGCGTCGGCAGAGCAG CTACTCTTGGCTCCAACCCCATACATCATTGGAGTTCCTGCCAGCTTCTTCCTCTACAAACTAGACTTCAAAATGCCCGATGACGTGTGGCTAGTGGATCTGGACAGTAATAGG GTGATTGCCCCCACCAATGCGGAAGTGCTACCCATCCTGCCAGAACCAGAATCAATAGAGCTgaaaaaacacttaaagcag GCCCTGGCTAGCATGAGTCTCAACACCCAGCCCATCCTTAATCTGGAGAAATTCCATGAGGGCCAGGAGATCCCGCTTCTCTTGGGAAGGCCTTCTAGTGACCTTCAGTCCACGCCTTCAACGGAATTCAATCCACTCATTTATGGCAATGATGTCGATTCAGTCGATGTTGCAACGAG AGTGGCCATGGTACGTTTCTTCAACTCTGCTAACGTGCTGCAGGGCTTTCAGATGCACACACGTACCCTTCGACTCTTTCCCCGGCCTGTGGTCGCTTTCCAAGCTGGCTCCTTTCTGGCCTCACGTCCCCGGCAGACTCCCTTTGCTGAGAAACTGGCCAGGACTCAAGCTGTGGAGTACTTTGGAGAATGGACCCTGAACCCCACTAACTATGCCTTTCAGCGGATTCACAACA ATATGTTTGATCCAGCTCTTATTGGAGACAAGCCAAAGTGGTATGCTCACCAGCTGCAGCCCATCCGTTATCGAGTCTATGATGGCAATTCTCAGCTGGCTGAGGCCCTGAGTGTGCCCCCCGAGCATGATTCTGAATCTGACCCCACTGATGACAG TGGCAGCGATAGCATGGAGTATGATGACTCAAGCTCTTcttactcctcccttggggactTTGTCAGTGAAATGATGAAATGTGACATCAACGGTGATACTCCCA ATGTGGACCCTCTGACACATGCAGCCCTTGGAGATGCCAGTGAGGTGGAGATTGATGAGCTGCAGAcccagaaggagggagaggagcctGGTCCAGACAGCGAGAACTCTCAGGAAAATCCTCCGCTGCGCTCCAGCTCCAGCACCACTGCCAGCAGCAGCCCAAGCACAGTCATCCACGGTGCCCACTCT GAACCTGCTGAGTCTACAGAAATGGATGATAAGGCAGCACCAGGCAGctccaagcccctccctcccGTGCCTCCCAGCATTTGCAGATCTACTGTGGACAGGAGACAGACTGAGACTGGAGAGGG GGCTCAAAAGCTGCTGCGGCCCAACAGCTTGAAACTGGCAAGTGACTCAGACGCAGAGTCAGACTCCCGAGCAAGCTCTCCCAACTCCACTGTCTCCAACACCAGCACCGAGGGCTTTGGGGGCATCATGTCTTTTGCTA GCAGCCTGTATCGGAACCACAGTACGAGCTTCAGTCTTTCAAACCTCGCACTGCCCACCAAAGGAGCCCGAGAGAAGAGTACACCGTTCCCCAGTCTGAAAG TATTTGGGCTAAATACTCTAATGGAGATTGTTACTGAAGCCGGCCCTGGGAGTGGTGAAG GAAACAGGAGGGCCTTGGTGGACCAGAAGTCATCTGTCATTAAACACAGCCCAACCGTCAAAAGAGAACCTCCGTCCCCTCAGGGCCGGTCCAGCAATTCTAG CGAGAACCAGCAGTTCCTGAAGGAAGTGGTACACAGTGTGCTGGATGGCCAGGGAGTAGGCTGGCTCAATATGAAGAAAGTACGCCGGCTGCTGGAGAGTGAGCAGCTTCGGGTCTTCGTACTGAGCAAGCTGAACCGCGCAGTGCAGTCCGAGGACGACGCCCGGCAGGATGTCATCCAAGACGTG GAGATCAGTCGGAAGGTGTACAAGGGGATGCTAGACCTCCTGAAGTGCACAGTCCTCAGCCTCGAGCAGTCCTATGCCCACGCAGGTCTGGGCGGCATGGCCAGCATCTTTGCACTTTTGGAGATTGCCCAGACCCACTACTATAGTAAAG AACCAGACAAGCGGAAGAGAAGTCCAACAGAGAATGTAAATACCCCAGTTGGCAAAGATCCTGGTCTGGCTGGGCGGGGGGACCCAAAGGCTATGGCCCAGCTAAGGGTCCCTCAGCTGGGTCCTCGGGCACCAAGTGCTACAGGAAAGGGTCCTAAAGAACTGGATACCAGAAGCTTAAAGGAAGAGAATTTTGTAGCATCGGTTG GGCAAGAGGTGATCAAGCCTGCCTTTGACCTTGGTGAGACAGAAGAGAAAAGGTCCCAGGTCAGCGCAGACAGCGGTGTGAGCCtgacctctgcttcccag AGGACTGATCCAGACTCTGTCATCAGTGTGAGTCCAGCTGTTATGATCCGCAGCTCCAGTCAGGATTCTGAAGTTAGCACCGTG gtgagTAATAGTTCTGGAGAGACGCTCGGAGCAGACAGCGACCTGAGCAGCACGGCAGGTGACGGGCCAGGAGGAGAAGGCAGTGCCCACTTGGCGAGTTCTCGAGCCACTCTGTCTGATAGCGAAATCGAAACCAATTCCGCCACAAGCACCATCTTT GGTAAAGCTCATAGCTTGAAGCCAAAGGAGAAGCTGGCAGGCAGTCCAGTCCGCTCTTCCGAAGACGTAAGCCAGCGAGTCTATCTCTACGAGGGACTGCTAG GAAGGGACAAAGGATCGATGTGGGACCAGTTAGAGGATGCTGCTATGGAGACCTTTTCTATAA GCAAAGAGCGTTCTACTTTATGGGACCAAATGCAGTTCTGGGAAGATGCATTCTTAGATGCTGTGATGTTGGAAAGAGAAGGGATGGGTATGGACCAGGGTCCTCAGGAAATGATTGACAG GTACCTGTCCCTAGGAGAGCATGACCGGAAGCGCCTGGAGGATGATGAAGACCGCTTGCTGGCCACACTGTTACACAACCTCATCTCCTATATGCTCCTGATGAAG GTGAACAAGAACGACATCAGGAAGAAAGTACGGCGCCTAATGGGAAAGTCCCACATTGGGCTGGTATACAGCCAACAAATCAATGAGGTGCTTGATCAGCTGACGAACCTG AACGGGCGTGACCTCTCTATCCGCTCCAGCGGCAGCCGGCACATGAAGAAGCAGACATTTGTTGTGCATGCGGGGACGGACACAAATGGAGATATCTTTTTCATGGAA GTGTGTGATGACTGTGTGGTGTTACGCAGTAACATTGGGACTGTGTATGAGCGCTGGTGGTATGAGAAGCTCATCAACATGACCTACTGTCCCAAGACCAAGGTCTTGTGTTTGTGGCGTAGGAACGGCTCTGAGACCCAGCTCAACAAGTTCTATACCAAGAAG TGTCGAGAGCTGTACTACTGCGTGAAGGACAGCATGGAGCGGGCCGCTGCCAGACAACAGAGCATCAAGCCCG GACCTGAACTAGGTGGTGAGTTCCCTGTGCAGGACATGAAGACTGGAGAGGGTGGCTTGCTCCAAGTCACCCTGGAAGGGATCAATCTCAAGTTCATGCACAACCAG TTCCTGAAATTAAAGAAGTGGTGA